The window ACCTAAAATCCCAGCGCCCGCTGTGGTGGCTAACATACCGCCAATAAGACCTACCGCAAGCCCTGGACGGTCTGCAATAGAAAAGGCCACATAGCCGGCAAATACTGCAATCATCAGATGGAATGCTGCACCGCCGCCGATATCCATTAAAGCTTTTGGAATACCATGAAAAATTGTTTCATCTTTGAAGGCTTCGATACCAAACATAAAGGAAATCGCGATTAATAAACCACCAGCAACCACCAACGGCAGCATGTGCGACACACCGGTCATCAAATGTTTATAAACACCTTTTTTCTCACCGCTTTCTTCTGATTTCGCAGAAGCTTTTGCCGCACCGCCTTCATAAATTTTTGCTTCTTTAAATGCCTTATCGAATTCCTGTGCGGTTTTCTTTAACGCTAAACCGGTCGAAGTACGATACATCGGTTTACCTTGGAATTTATCTAACGGGACATCAATATCGGCTGCAATAAAAACTAAATCTGCCGCAGCGACTTCTTCAGGGGTAATTTCATTACCTGCGCCCACTTGGCCACGCGTTTCGACTTTTACCTGCCAACCTTGTTTTTTTGCATAGGTTTCAATAGCTTCAGCAGACATAAAGGTATGCGCAACCCCCGTCGGACAAGCTGTCACTGCGACAATATTTTTGACGCCAGAAGCGCAGCCAAATTCAACCGCACTTTGAACTGGTTGAACATAATCCACTGCTTGATTAAGCGCATTCGTCAGCGTGACTTCAGGTGATGCAATAGCCGCATCTTCATTGGCTAAAAAGACTTTTTTGCCCACAAGTTCAGCAGAGTTTGGCAAAGTAGATCCGAAAACAATCACTAAATCCGCCTCTTTGGCTTGCTTAACCACAGTATGATTGGCTTTTTTCGCTACCACGCTCAATGCTTGGCGAAGTAAATAGGCTTTTGCCGCACCAATTTGCGGAGATTGAGTTAAAAACAAATTCATTACATTATCCTTCAATCACAGAAATTTTGATATTCGCCAGAATTGGCTCAAGCAAGGCGATATCGCTCACGCCCACATTACTTTGCGAAACGGCAAAGGCAGAAACCGCACTCGCAAATGCTAAGGTTTCCGCTTGAGATAAGCCTTTTTCGATACCGTAAATTAAGCCTGCCACCATAGAATCACCAGCCCCTACGGTGCTCACCACGTTTTCACATTTAGGTGGTTGAGCTTGAATAACAGCTTGATCACTCAGCCATAAAGAACCATTCGCGCCCATCGAAATAATGACGTTAGCAATACCTTCTGCTTTAAGTTTTTTAGCCGCCACAATAATTTCATCAAGAGAATTTAGTGGGTGGCCAATCCACGCTTCTAATTCGCGATGATTTGGTTTTACCAACCAAGGATGGGCTTTCAAACCTGCTGTAAGTGCCGCATTACTGCTATCTAATACAACTTTCACACCAGCTTGATGCAACTGATTAAGCCAATCCGCAAATAATTCAGGACTGACACCACGCGGTAAACTGCCGCAAACCGCAACAATGTCAAAGTTTTGACAATACGCTAATGAATCTGCTGTAAATTGCTGCCAAGCTTCTGGAGTAATTTGATAACCTAAGAAATTTAGGTCTGTCACATCGGTTTCGGTTTCCGTAATTTTTACGTTAATACGAGTTTTACCTGCTACGCGATGAAATTTGTCTTCTAAGCCTTGTTTTTTAAATAGGGTTTCGAAATCACCCACGTTGTCTTCACCTAAGAAACCACCAACTGCCACCTCTACGCCCAAGTCTTTCAGCACCTTGGCAACATTGATGCCTTTGCCAGCAGGGAAAATACCAAGTGTTTCAACGGTGTTCACTTCGCCAATTTCAATACGCGGCAAACGCCCGACTAAATCGTAAGCGGCATTTAAGGTAATTGTTGCTACTTTTGCCATCACTTACTCCTTACCTTCACCTAAACCGCTTTCAATGACTGCACCGATACCATCAATCGCTTGTTGGGCTTCTTCGCCGCTCGCTACAAAACGTAAGCGATGACCTTTCACGACACCAAGCGCCACAATTTTCATCAGACTTTTCGCACTGACTAATTGGGTGTCACGATCTAAGTTTTGTACCGCAACAGATGCATTGTATTTTTTCACTTCATTAACAAGCACCGCACTTGGACGAGCATGTAAACCGTGTTCATTACGAATCATAAATACGGCTTCAATGGCATCGGCTGGTAAACCTGTTTTTTCTTCGTGAATTTGTGGTGCATGCTCACTGCTCACTTCAATGGTATCTGGTTCAGCCGGTGGCACAGCAGAGACAGCTTCACCAAGCCCACTCGCAATAATCTTACCTAAGGCTTCAATGGCTTGTTTCGCATCATCCCCTTCTGCCACAAAACGTAAGCGATGACCTTGAGTAACACCTAATGCCACAATTTTCATCAAGCTTTTTGCACTAACTGGTGCGGTTTCTCGAGTAAGATTTTGTACGGTAATTTTAGAGGCGAATTTTTTCATCTCATTAACAAGCACTGCACTTGGGCGAGCATGTAAGCCATGTTCATTACGAATCGTAAAGGTACCAATCACTGCACCTTTCGCGATTTGGTCTTCAGATTGAGCAGCTGGCGAAGCCGGCACTTTACCGCCATTAAGTGCGGTCAAAATTTGCTGCGTATTACCACTTAATAAAATATTTTGTACTTCATCATCCAATAAACGTGCTAACGTCTCATTGATTTGGTCACTGACAGCCGAAATCGTCAATACACCTTTCACCGCTTTGCCATTATGATTAAAAATGGTTTTCGCACGACTGAATGCCAACGCATTTTTCACGTTACCTGATACGGCATCGGTTACCCATAACCCTTTGCCAAGTGGCAGAGCAGAATTGGAGACCACTTCAGAAACAAAGCTATTTTCAACCGCACTTTGCTGTTGTAATTTGCCTGCATTGATAGCAGTAAGTGTGAGCAAACTTTGCGTTTCAATATCTAAGCTTAATGTTTCTTCAGTCATGCTAAAAGCATCACTTTCACCTAACAAAATAGCACGGAATTTTTCAACATCTGTTAATGTCGCTAACTGTGCTGCAGTCTCTTCATCACCTAAAACATGCGTTAATTGACGAAGTAAAGCAAGATGCTCATCAGAACGGGCCGCAATACCAATCACAACATAAGCAATATTGCCTTCTCCCCACTCAATACCTTGTGGAAATTGGAAAACTTGCACACCGGTTTTTTTCACCATCGAACGGGTTTCTAATGTACCGTGTGGAATCGCAATCCCATTGCCTAAAAAAGTGGAGGTTTGTTGTTCACGTCCAAGCATGCCTTGCAAATAGCCTTGTTCAACATTGCCAGCTTGCTCTAACGCACTTGCAGCCATTTCAATAGCTTGCAGCTTATTTGTTGCCGTAGCATTTAAATGAATGTTGCTTTCCGAAAGTTCTAACATTCTAGCTCCTTCACATTGATGATTTAAAAAAAGAAAAGCTGCTGATGAGATCACTCATCAACAGCTCAAATTGATTATTGGCCGGTACAGGCTTTGAGTAGCATTTCACTACCTTGGGAAATGTAGGCGTCATTTTCACCGCGTTCTTTACCTTTTTGCAAATCACGCATAGCATCGTAGATCCCTTGCGTCACACTTGGAGAATCCACTTTTTGCCAACAATTTGTACTTAAACGGCTGAAGTTAGTTTGTAATGCCTCTGCATGTAATACACCACTGTAATAAGCATACACATCAGAATCATGACCACCTGTGTAGAGTTTATCTTGAATTTGTTTGATTGGTACAACAATACGACCGAGATACCAGTCATTTGCACCACTTGCAAAATTATCCACAAAGAAATTTTTTGTTACACGATCTTTATAGGTTGCCACAGTGGCTTCGTAAGCTGCCGCGTAAGATTTTTGGTCGATTTTATCTTTATCTAAATCAATGACCTTTTTGTCTTTGCCCATAAATGGAATGTAAGAGGTCATATCTGAAATCGAAGAACAACCCGCAAGCATGACTGCTACAAAGAATACCGAGATTTTTTTTAACATTAAATTTTCCTTATTTATAGGCGGTTAAAACCGCTGTTAATTATACTTAGAATGGGGGGTTAAGCAAGGCAGCACCTAGTACTACGCTGATTCTTTGCTCACTCCGCTGTCTTTGACAATCGAAACTAAAATTTGATCAATTTTGAAGTTTTCGGTATCAATGACTTCAAATTTATATTTATCGTATACGACAAAATCGGTTTTTTTCGGGATTTTGCGTAACATATACATCATAAAGCCACTAATAGTCTCGTAATTTTCTGAATCAGGGAAAGATTCAATATCCAAAACGCGCATCACATCTTCAAGCGGCGTTGCCCCATCAATCAACCAAGAGTTTTCATCGCGGCTAACGATTTGCTCTTCTTCGTTAGAAACCAATTCTCCCATCACAATACTCATCACATCGTTCAAGGTAATTAAGCCCATTACAAGCGCATATTCATTGACGATAATCGCAAAATCTTCCCCCGTAGATTTAAATAACTCCAATACTTCATATAACGACAGTGTATCTGGAATAAATAACGCTTTACGCAATAAACGGCTATCCGTTAAATCTACCACTTCTTGTTGAAGATAGAGTGTTAATAAGGTATGTGATTCCACATAACCTAAAATCTTATCCAAACCATTATCACAGATCACTAATTTAGAATGAGAGTCTGCCGATAAGGTATTCAACACTTCCTGACGGGTGAAAGTGCGGTCTAAAAATACGATGTTCTCACGAGTCGTCATGGTTGAAGACACGGTACGCTCTTGCATTTCAAAGATGTTTTCAATCAAATAATGCTCTTGTGTTTTTAACACCCCCGCTTCGGCTCCCGCTTCTACGATCGCCACAATGTCTTCTGGAGTCATGTTATCTTCACGTTTAGTAGGTACACCCATTAAATGGAAGAAGATATTAGAAAGACCATCAAAAAACCATACAATAGGTTTTAAGAGGAAAATAAAGGCTTGCATAATGCCAATAGTCCGTAGCGCAATACCTTCAGGATCAATCAGTGCAAGGCGTTTCGGAATTAAATCAGCTAATAAAATAAATGTTGTGGTTACCATGAAAAAGGCAATCCAAGAGGAGGCTGGCTCAACCCATTCTGCCTTGGTGTACTCATGTAAAAAACTCTGTAAGTGAAGACTAATGGTTGCTTCACCAATCACACCACCGAGTACGGCAACCATATTAAGTCCAATTTGTACTACAGTGATGAAACGCCCTGGCTGTTCCTGTAATTTTAAAACTTTCTCCGCTTTGATATTGCCTTCATTGGCCAACGCTTGTAGTTTAATGCGTCTTGCACCCGCGAGAGAAATCTCAGCTGATGACAAGATTGCACTGACAATAATTAATACGATTAAAATAAAAATCGCTGCAGATAAACTCATAATGTTCTCTTTATTGGTTTTAAAGTGCGGTCAATTTACCGCTGGTTTTTAGGTTAGAAATGTTATTATTAAATTGTGAGGGCGTTCTATGACGCCCCATATTTGAGAAACGCTAATTTTCGCTGTCGAACCAGCCACGTACAAATTGGATAGAAAGGAAAAGAGTAACTAATAAGAAAGCATAGAATACCCAAGATAAAATCGGATGGCTTGGTGTCACATCGCCACTGATTTCTTTCACTGCAACGGCATTGCGATATTCATCGAACATCGTCATCCGCCAACCGTAATACTTGATTTGCACTAATTTGTTTTCATTACCCAAGGCTTGAACTTGAGCCTGTAAGTTCGCTGAACCAAATTTAAAGTAGAATGGAAAACCCCAACGGGTATCTTCATTACGATACACCATGATTTTGCCATCATCATTTTGTGTATTGATAAAATACACATCGCGCGTTGGACCATCAGCCGGATTCGATTTTGTAATCGGACCATCTTTATCAACACGTTTCACTTCCACACCCGTTACTCGCGTTACATCATAGTGTGGGAAAACGTAGTCTACCACGGCGAACATAAATCCGTGGAAAACAAAGACCACTAAAAATAAAAAGTACTTAAAAAACTTACGCATAACACTCTCTCATTTAAATCGATGATTTATTGTACATTAATTTTAAATAAACGCTCGAAGTTTTGTGTACTAATTTGCGCAAATTCTTCTACTGATAGCCCTTTTAATGCTGCCACATACTCGCAAACTTCACGTGTATAAGCAGGTTGGTTCTCTTTACCACGATAAGGCACGGGCGCTAAATAAGGCGAATCCGTTTCAACCAACAAACGATCTGCGGGTACATAACGAATGGCTTCACGAATACTTTCCGCATTTTTAAAGGTAATAATGCCCGAACAAGAGATGTAAAAACCTAAATCAAGCGCCTTTTTCGCAAAGTCTAAAGTTTCTGTAAAACAATGAATTAATCCACCGCACTTTTCAGCATGATGCTCACGCAACATGGCGATGGTATCTTCTGGCGCTGAACGCGTATGAATAATTACTGGCTTATCCACTTCATTAGCAACGCTGATTTGATCAGCAAAAACCGTTTGCTGCAACGCTTTATTATCTGCGCTGTAATAATAATCCAAACCGATTTCGCCAATTGCGATCACTTTTTTATCTTGTGCCAAACGCAGTAAACGCTCGGCATCGTAAGGTTCTTCTTCAAGATCTAAGGGATGCACACCGCAAGCCAAAGACACATTCGGAAATTTTGCTAACTCAGGGTAAGCTTTTTCAAAACGGCTTAATGTTACACCAATGGCGAGTAAATGCTTCACATCCCGTGCATTGGCTTTAGCCACTACATCAGCAATATCTTTGTGTAAATTTTCATAATCCAATGCATCTAAATGGCAATGGGAATCTACGATAAACATAATTTATTTAGTCCTTAAATACGTCGGTAATTAACTTCGTCAAACCATCTAGTAACATTAATTCTGTATTAACACCGTTAATGGTAAGTAAATCCGACCTTACTTTTTGCATAATTTTATTTGCGGTTAATAACCCAAGCGCTGTTTGTTCGTCTGCAAATTGAGTTACACCGGTTTTAAGATCAAGTGTTTGCCAGCCACTTTGTATTTCGAGTTTGTATTTAATAGCATCGCTTAAAAACGCTAAAATCCAATCCACTTGCTGTACAGTGCGTTCTTTTTCAAAGAAAGGCAAAATTTCCAAAGGCGAACGACGACGATAAAACAGCCAGAATTGGCGTAGGAAATTCTTCCGTTGTTCAATTAATCCTTGCTGAAGTGTTTCCAATGCTAACAATGGACGCCCCAAATTCATCGCAAGTGCGGTCAATAATTCGGATGTTTCTGCCTGAAAGTAAGAAGAAAGCCAAGTTAAGGCTTCCGCTTCTGTTGGCAAAGGGACATTCCACACTTGGCAACGGCTGTAAATAGTCGCTAACAACGAAGAGGATGGCTCTGTTTGCAATAAGAAATACGTGTTCGGACGCGGCTCTTCCAAAGTTTTAAGCAACGCATTCGCTGCTGCTTCCGTAAGACGTTCTGCATCTTGGATATACACTAATTTATTGCCGTTTTGTTGCGCGTGTTGGCTGACAACTTCATTAATC is drawn from Haemophilus parainfluenzae and contains these coding sequences:
- a CDS encoding fructose-specific PTS transporter subunit EIIC, with translation MNLFLTQSPQIGAAKAYLLRQALSVVAKKANHTVVKQAKEADLVIVFGSTLPNSAELVGKKVFLANEDAAIASPEVTLTNALNQAVDYVQPVQSAVEFGCASGVKNIVAVTACPTGVAHTFMSAEAIETYAKKQGWQVKVETRGQVGAGNEITPEEVAAADLVFIAADIDVPLDKFQGKPMYRTSTGLALKKTAQEFDKAFKEAKIYEGGAAKASAKSEESGEKKGVYKHLMTGVSHMLPLVVAGGLLIAISFMFGIEAFKDETIFHGIPKALMDIGGGAAFHLMIAVFAGYVAFSIADRPGLAVGLIGGMLATTAGAGILGGIIAGFLAGYVVKGLNATIKLPASLTSLKPILILPLFGTLIVGLAMIYVINPPVSQIMTTLSDWLKSMGEVNAMVLGAIIGAMMCIDMGGPVNKAAYTFSVGMLASQVHTPMAAAMAAGMVPPIGMAIATWIARSKFTSNQRDAGKASFVLGLCFISEGALPFVAADPLRVIISSVIGGATAGAISMALNISLQAPHGGLFVIPFVSEPLLYLGAIATGALLTGVVYAVIKPKATE
- the fruK gene encoding 1-phosphofructokinase — translated: MAKVATITLNAAYDLVGRLPRIEIGEVNTVETLGIFPAGKGINVAKVLKDLGVEVAVGGFLGEDNVGDFETLFKKQGLEDKFHRVAGKTRINVKITETETDVTDLNFLGYQITPEAWQQFTADSLAYCQNFDIVAVCGSLPRGVSPELFADWLNQLHQAGVKVVLDSSNAALTAGLKAHPWLVKPNHRELEAWIGHPLNSLDEIIVAAKKLKAEGIANVIISMGANGSLWLSDQAVIQAQPPKCENVVSTVGAGDSMVAGLIYGIEKGLSQAETLAFASAVSAFAVSQSNVGVSDIALLEPILANIKISVIEG
- the fruB gene encoding fused PTS fructose transporter subunit IIA/HPr protein, encoding MLELSESNIHLNATATNKLQAIEMAASALEQAGNVEQGYLQGMLGREQQTSTFLGNGIAIPHGTLETRSMVKKTGVQVFQFPQGIEWGEGNIAYVVIGIAARSDEHLALLRQLTHVLGDEETAAQLATLTDVEKFRAILLGESDAFSMTEETLSLDIETQSLLTLTAINAGKLQQQSAVENSFVSEVVSNSALPLGKGLWVTDAVSGNVKNALAFSRAKTIFNHNGKAVKGVLTISAVSDQINETLARLLDDEVQNILLSGNTQQILTALNGGKVPASPAAQSEDQIAKGAVIGTFTIRNEHGLHARPSAVLVNEMKKFASKITVQNLTRETAPVSAKSLMKIVALGVTQGHRLRFVAEGDDAKQAIEALGKIIASGLGEAVSAVPPAEPDTIEVSSEHAPQIHEEKTGLPADAIEAVFMIRNEHGLHARPSAVLVNEVKKYNASVAVQNLDRDTQLVSAKSLMKIVALGVVKGHRLRFVASGEEAQQAIDGIGAVIESGLGEGKE
- a CDS encoding hemolysin family protein; its protein translation is MSLSAAIFILIVLIIVSAILSSAEISLAGARRIKLQALANEGNIKAEKVLKLQEQPGRFITVVQIGLNMVAVLGGVIGEATISLHLQSFLHEYTKAEWVEPASSWIAFFMVTTTFILLADLIPKRLALIDPEGIALRTIGIMQAFIFLLKPIVWFFDGLSNIFFHLMGVPTKREDNMTPEDIVAIVEAGAEAGVLKTQEHYLIENIFEMQERTVSSTMTTRENIVFLDRTFTRQEVLNTLSADSHSKLVICDNGLDKILGYVESHTLLTLYLQQEVVDLTDSRLLRKALFIPDTLSLYEVLELFKSTGEDFAIIVNEYALVMGLITLNDVMSIVMGELVSNEEEQIVSRDENSWLIDGATPLEDVMRVLDIESFPDSENYETISGFMMYMLRKIPKKTDFVVYDKYKFEVIDTENFKIDQILVSIVKDSGVSKESA
- a CDS encoding DUF1523 family protein, which produces MRKFFKYFLFLVVFVFHGFMFAVVDYVFPHYDVTRVTGVEVKRVDKDGPITKSNPADGPTRDVYFINTQNDDGKIMVYRNEDTRWGFPFYFKFGSANLQAQVQALGNENKLVQIKYYGWRMTMFDEYRNAVAVKEISGDVTPSHPILSWVFYAFLLVTLFLSIQFVRGWFDSEN
- a CDS encoding YchF/TatD family DNA exonuclease, whose amino-acid sequence is MFIVDSHCHLDALDYENLHKDIADVVAKANARDVKHLLAIGVTLSRFEKAYPELAKFPNVSLACGVHPLDLEEEPYDAERLLRLAQDKKVIAIGEIGLDYYYSADNKALQQTVFADQISVANEVDKPVIIHTRSAPEDTIAMLREHHAEKCGGLIHCFTETLDFAKKALDLGFYISCSGIITFKNAESIREAIRYVPADRLLVETDSPYLAPVPYRGKENQPAYTREVCEYVAALKGLSVEEFAQISTQNFERLFKINVQ
- a CDS encoding DNA polymerase III subunit delta', with product MSELCPWLVPTYHKISQTFSEGLGHHALLIKADQGLGAEGLFEALTKRIMCQTPDNAPCGHCHACHLMAAQSHPDFHVLASQEGKDIGVDQVRAINEVVSQHAQQNGNKLVYIQDAERLTEAAANALLKTLEEPRPNTYFLLQTEPSSSLLATIYSRCQVWNVPLPTEAEALTWLSSYFQAETSELLTALAMNLGRPLLALETLQQGLIEQRKNFLRQFWLFYRRRSPLEILPFFEKERTVQQVDWILAFLSDAIKYKLEIQSGWQTLDLKTGVTQFADEQTALGLLTANKIMQKVRSDLLTINGVNTELMLLDGLTKLITDVFKD